The genomic interval GCGCCTTTGCAGCCCACTGATCAGGTTCGCCGGATTCTCCGGCTGTTTCGTCCCTACCGCACTCAACTCGGCGGCGTCGCCGCACTCGTCGGGCTCTCCTCGCTGGTCGGCCTGGCCTCACCCTTCATGCTGCGCGCGATCCTCGACGACGCGCTCCCGCACGGCCGCACCGGCCTGCTCGGCCTGCTCGCCGGCGGCATGGTCCTCGTCGCCGTGCTGACCAGTACCTTCAGCGTGCTGCAGACCTATATCTCCACCACCGTCGGCCAGCAGGTGATGCACGATATGCGGTCGGCGGTCTATGCGCATTTGCAGCGCATGCCACTGTCGTTCTTCACCAGCACGCGCACCGGTGAGGTGCAGTCCCGCATCGCCAACGACATCGGCGGCATGCAGTCGACGGTCACCTCCACCGCCACCTCCCTGGTCTCCAACTTCACCACCGTGCTCGCCGCCGTCGTCGCGATGTTCGCGCTGGACTGGCGGCTCACCTTGATCTCGCTGGCCATGCTGCCGTTCTTCGTCTGGATCAGCCGCCGTGTCGGCAACGAGCGCCGCAAGATCACCAGTCGGCGCCAGCACAAACTCGCGGGGATGTCCGCGATCGTGGAGGAGTCGCTGTCGGTCAGCGGCATCCTGCTGGGCCGGACGATGGGCCGCTCGCCGGCGCTGGTCGCCGACTTCGCGCGGGAATCACGTGGTCTGGTCGACCTGGAGATCCAGGCCAACATGGCGGGGCGGTGGCGGCAGTCGGTCATCCAGATCGTCATGTCCGCCATGCCCGCGGTGATCTACTTCGCGGCCGGTCTCACCGCGGCGGGCGGCACTCCGCTCGTCTCGATCGGCACGCTGGTCGCGTTCACCACATTGCAGACCACCCTGCTGCGGCCGACGGTGATGCTGTTGCAGACCGGGGTCGAGGTGCAGGCTTCGATGGCACTGTTCCAGCGGATCTTCGAATACCTCGATCTGGAACCGGATATCACCGAACCCGCGAAGCCGGTGTCACTGCGGAAGGTGCGCGGCGAAGTCCGCTTCGATCATGTCGGCTTCTCCTACGGGGCGGACTCCGGCGACGTCCTGGCGGACATCGACGTGACCGTGCCCGCCGGGACCAGCTTGGCCGTCGTCGGCGAAACCGGTTCCGGGAAGACGACTCTCGGCTATCTCGTCGCCCGGCTCTACGACGTCACCAGCGGACGCCTCACCATCGACGGCGTCGACGTGCGCGATCTGAGTTTCGCCGACCTGGCCGCCGCGGTCGGGGTGGTGTCGCAGGAGACGTACCTCTTCCACGCGTCGGTGGCCGACAATCTGCGATTCGCCAAACCCGAGGCGACCGACGCGGAATTGCGGGCCGCCGCGCGGGCCGCGCAGATCCATGACCACATCGCCGCCCTGCCGCAGGGGTACGACACCAAGGTGGGCGAACGCGGTTACCGCTTCTCCGGCGGTGAGAAACAACGTCTCGCGGTGGCGCGCGCAATCCTGCGCAACCCGCCGATCCTGGTGCTCGACGAGGCGACCAGCGCGCTGGACACCCGCACCGAACGAGAGGTGCAAGCGGCCATCGACGCGCTGGCGGAGGGTCGCACGGTAATCACCATCGCGCACCGGCTCTCGACCATCCGGGACGCGGATCAGATTTTGGTTCTGGACCAGGGCCGGATCGCCGAACGCGGCACCCACGCCGAGCTCATCGAGCTCGGCGGGCATTACGCGGCACTCATCGCCCGGGACGAACCGGCGCGAATCGCTGCCTGATCACCAGTGCAGGGTGACCGGGTCACCGATATCGAGGACGTTGTACACCCACTGGGCGTCCTCCGGAGACAGGTTGATGCAGCCGTGGCTGACGTTGTCGTAGCCCTGGGAATCGACCGACCAGGGGGCCGAGTGGATGAAAACGCCGCCCCAGGTCAGCCTTTCGGCGAACTCACCCTGGATGACATAGCCCTCGGGCGAGCTCAGCGGGATGCCGATCGTGCGCGAGTCGAAGGTCACCGAGCGGAACTTTTCCAGGACGGGGAAGGTACCGGCCGGGGTTTCGAAGCCGGGTTTACCGTAGGAGGCGTTCATGGTGCGGGGCACGCCGCCGACGGTCACGGTGAAGGTGTGGTTCGACATATCACCTTCGGCGAATGTCCCTGCACTGGTTCGGAATTCCGTGGGCGCGGCCTGTACGGCGCCGGGCGCCCCGAGAACGGTCAGAGCGAGGACCGATAGCGCGAGGAACAAGTATCTGAGTGCGCTCCTCATGACTTCCACCCCTTTCGAGATGGTGTGGTACGCGAAAGACCAGTCTAGCCCCCTATCAGAAGGGCCGACGGTTCAATGTTGAGCTATACGTCTTTCGAGTACCCGCTGCTCGCCGCTTGACACACCCTCGGGCTCAGCTGCTCCGCACGGCGTGCAGCACGTCGGCGTGCAGTGCGTCCGCGCGGGCGGCCAGCGCCTCGACGCGCATCAGCGCGGGCGCGAACTCGTCGCCGTGAACGGCGTCGAGCGAAGCCACGTTGATCTCGATATTGAGCCGGGAGCTCGTCGCGGCGGCGCGGGCGGCATCCGCGGCGGCGCCGATGTCGGTCACCACGTTCGGGTTACCGATCGGCAACAGCTCGGCCGCCAGCGACAGGATCTCGTCGGCCTCGTCGACGACGGCCGAGGGCACTCGCGCCGCGCCGATCAGCGCTTCGGTGATCGCCTCCGCCCGGCCTTCGGATTCCTTGGGCAACTTGTAGGCGGCGCCGACCGCGGTGAACGCCGCGGCGTCGGCGTCGACGAGGGCCAGCGCGCGTGCCCGGCAGGCGTCGGCTGCCTCGATGACCCGGTCGATCACCGGCTTGTGCTCGGCATCTTTGGCGCGGGTGGTGTAGCGCGCGACCATCGCGATCAGCGCGGCGCCCTGTGCGGCGTGCAGCGCGGCCACCGCGCCGCCACCGGGAGCCGGCACCTTGGCGGCGAGCTCACCGAGATAATCCGCGACGGTGCTGGCACCGAAGGAGGGCGCGGTTCCGGTGGATGCGTTGCTCGGCTGCGACACGGGTGGTTGGCCTTTCGTTGCGGCGATGACGTGGAGAGCTACCGGTAACGCTACCGCCCGGTGCACGGCAACCAGCGAGCGGCGGTTAGGTTGAGACCCATGCGGATCGGATTGGGCATCAACTATTCGGGCGGCTTCAAAGAAGCGGCCGCCGAAGTGGCCGACCTGGAGAAGGCCGGACTCGACATCGTCTTCGTGCCGGAGGCGTACTCGTTCGACGCGGTCAGCGCGCTGGGCTACCTGGCCGCCAAGACCGAGCGCCTGGAGCTGGCCTCGGGCATCCTGCAGATCTACACCCGCACCCCGAGCCTGACCGCGATGACGGCGGCCGGCCTGGACTTCGTGTCGGAAGGCCGGTTCACTTTGGGGCTCGGCGCCTCCGGTCCGCAGGTGATCGAGGGCTTCCACGGCGTGCCCTACGACGCGCCGATCGGCCGTACCCGGGAACTGGTGGAGATCTGCCGCAAGGTGTGGCGCCGGGAGAAGCTGGAGTACCAGGGCAAGCACTACCAGATCCCGCTGCCCGCCGACCAGGGCACCGGCCTGGGCAAGTCGCTCAAGCTGATCAATCACCCTGTGCGCGAACGGATTCCGATTCTGCTGGCGGCGCTCGGCCCGAAGAACGTGCAGCTGGCCGCGGAGATCGCCGAGGGCTGGCAGCCGATCTTCTTCCTGCCGGAGAAGGCGAAGCGGGTCTGGGGCGAATCGCTGGATGCCGGTCTGGCCAAGCGTGATCCGAGCCTGGGCGAGCTCGACGTGTACGCGGGCCCGGCGCTGGCGATCGGCGAGAACGTCACGCCGCTACTGGAATTCGTGAAACCGCACCTGGCGCTCTACATCGGCGGCATGGGCGCCAAGGGCAAGAACTTCTATCACACCCTGGCCACCAATTACGGCTACGGCGCCGCGGCCGACAAGATCCAGGAGCTGTACCTGGCGGGCAAGAAGGAAGAAGCCGCCAAGGCCGTGCCGGACGACCTGGTGCGCGACATCTCGCTGGTCGGCCCGGCCGGATACGTGAAAGAACGGGTCGCCGCGTTCAAGGAAGCCGGTGTGACCGTGTTGAACGTGGTTCCGATGGCGGCCACCGCGGGCGATCGCGTCAAACTGATCGAGCAGCTGCGCGAACTCGTCTGACACCGCGCGCACGCCGATGGCCGGGATCCCTCGACGATCCCGGCCATCGGCGTTTCTACCGGGGGGTCAGGAGGTGAAAGCGGCCAGCGCGTCGTCCAGCGTGGAGTACAGCGAGAACACCTGATCCAGGCTGGTCATCTTCAGCTGACGGCTGGTGGCGGGCCCGTCGGCCACCACGGCGATGGTGGTGGCGTCACCGGCGCGCTGGTGCGCGGCGACCAGCGCGGCCATGCCGGCGGAAGCCAGGAAGCTGACGCCGGTGAGATCGATGATGAGGGCACGGGGCTGGTCGGCGAGCACGCCCTCGATCGCGGTTTCGAGCGCCGGTGCGGTGGCCAGATCGACCTCGCCCGCCACGGTGAGGACAGTCGTGCTGTCGTGCACCGCGACCGCCGTGGTCATCGTGTCCGAAAGTGGATGCGCGTCTCCGGAAGTGTTGGTCACGGTCACCAACCCTACCGGCTGGCTGGGGGCCGTGGTGCCGCTCCGATCACCGGCCCCCGCTGTTTGCTCCCGGCCGGCCCGGGTATGCGGCCGTAGACCGGCGTCGTTCTCCGGAACGGCGATCGCACCCGGCCGGGCAAACGGCTCGGCCGGGACGACGAAAGAGGTTAATGATGAGCAGTTTGGCAGCCACCGTCGACGTCGAGGTACCGGTTCGCACCGCCTACAACCAGTGGACGCAATTCGAGACCTTCCCGCAGTTCATGGAAGGCGTGGAGCAGGTGCAGCAGCTCGACGACCGGCACACGCACTGGAAGATTCATGTCGGCCCGTCGACGCGCGAATTCGATGCCACGATCACCGAGCAGCATCCGGACGAGCGGGTGGCCTGGCGCTCCGACAGCGGCCCGAATCACGCCGGTGTCATCACCTTTCACCGGCTCGACGACACCCACACCCGGGTGACCGCCCAAATGGAGGTCGACCCAGAGGGATTCGTGGAGAACGCCGCCGACAAGCTCGGCGTGCTGAAGCATCGTGTGCACGGCGACATGCAGCGCTTCAAGAAGTTCATCGAGGGCCAGCACCACGAGACCGGTGCCTGGCGCGGTGACATTCCGCGCCCGGACGCCCGATAACACGCTCCTGTCGGTCACCCTTCCAGCCCGGCGAACTCACGATGCGCTGTCAGATTTGGCGGTTCGTGCCCCGAAGCGGGTTCGCCACCGGCGATTTGATCGCCGGGAGGGTGACCGACATGCGTACCCGGGTGCCCGGCTCGGTGTGGTCGATCTCGAGTTCCTCGGTGAGCGCGCGCATCATGTCGATGCCGCGGCCGCGGTTCCCGGGGTCGGCCGAGCGGGGCTTCCAGGTGCCGGTATCGCGCACCAGGATCGTCACCCGCTCGGTGTCGCACTCGGCGGTGAGCAGGACTTGGTTGTCCGCCGCGCCGTTGCTCAGGTACGCGTGCTCGATGCTGTTGCTGCAGGCTTCGTTCGCCGCGGCGACGAGGTCGGACGCCAAGTCGTGCGGTACGGCGGCCGCGGCCAGCCACCCTTTGAGTTTGCGGCGCAGCGCGGCCAACTGGTCGGGATCCGCGGGCACTTCCAGATGCAGGGAGGCCGGGGGCTGGCGGTAGACCACCATGGCGACGTCGTCGTCGTAACCCGCCGCCGGGCGAAGCCGCGAGAGCACCGCGTCGGCTACTTCGCGAGGGAGTTTGCCCGCGGTATCGGCCAGCACCGCGGAGATCTTGGCGAAGCTCTCATCGATGTCGACGCCGCGATGTTCGACCAGGCCGTCGGTGAACAGCACCAGGGTCGACCCGGGAGTGAGCGCGGTGGTGGCTTCCGGTCGCCGGGGTGTGTCGAAGGTGGCCAGCGGGACCGCCCGCCCGCCTTCCAGTAGTCTTCCCGCCACTCCGACATCGGCGAGGATCGGCGGCATGTGCCCGGCGCTCGAATAGCGCACCAAGCCGCGTTCCGGATCCAGGACCGCCGCGCAGACGGTGGTGCACATCGCGCCCGGGATCCGCGCGGCGACGGCGTCGAGTTCGGCGAGCAACTGCGCCGGGCCCGCGCCGCGTAGCAGCAAAGCCCGTGCGGCCGTGCGCAATTGGCCCATCACCACCGCGGCCGACAGACCACGGCCGACACAGTCGCCGACCACCACGCCGATGGTGCCGTCGTTGAGCGGCACCACGTCGTACCAGTCGCCGCCGATCTCCAGCGGCGGTAGCGCGGGCTCGTAGTGCACCGAGAACCGCGGAGGCAACTCGATCGGTCCGAGCATGGCGCGCTGCAGCGTCAGCGAGGTGGAACGAGCCTGATCGAAGTTGCGGGCGCGCTGCACGGCCAGGCTCAAATGGCCGATCAGCAGCGAGAACAGCGTCCAGTCGGCGGCGGTGATAGCGCGCGGCGCGGCGAAGCGCAGCCAGAGCGCGGCATCGCCGACTTCGCCCAGCGGGGCCACGATGCCCTCGGAGCTCTCGGTGCCCTCCGGGATCGCGAAAAGGCTGCGCGGCGGACGCCGCCGGGCTCGTTCCAGCAGCGCGGTGGCGCGGTCGTCCAGTTCGGGGGCCTCGATATTGCGCGAATTGCGTTCCACCGCACCGGAAACGTAGACCTCGGGACGGGTATTGCGGTTCGGCCAGACCGACACCACCGCCGATTCCGCGCCGACGGTGCGCCGCAATTCGTCCAGACCCACCGCGAGCACCTCGACCACGCTGGTGGCCGCCCCGACCGCGGTCGCCAGCCGGGACGCGGCCTGATCGCGGGCCTGCGCATCGTGTTCGGCGGTGACGTCGCGGATGGTGCCGACGAAGATCTGCTCGTTGTTCTCCGGCTTGATCAGCGATGACGTGCTGACCGCGAGCCAGACGTCCCGGCCGTCGCGATGCCGGACCGGGATGACGAACCGCTGCGCCACCGTACCCAGATCCGGGTAGCGCGGCCCGGTCGGCAGCGACCACGGATGCGGCAGTGGGTAGGGGAGCCCGGCGGCGCCGTATCCGGTGAGCGCGCCGAACGCCGAGTTGACCTCGATGATGGTGCCGCGCGAATCGGCGACGAAGAAACCGTCCTGCAGCGATTCCACCAGCGCGGTGCGGAAGGCGTCGCGGCCCGCGAGATCATCGGCGCGGGAACGCTGTTGCTCGTAGCGGCGCAGGCCGCCGAGATAGCCGCGGGTGGCGATATCCAGCGCGGCCATGGTCTGGAGCAGGAACTCCAGCGCCGGTTCGGCGATCGGCTGCTCGGGGCTGTCGTTCGTCGCCACAAACCGGAAATGGTGTTCGGTAAGATCGAGCAGGCTGACGTCCTCGACCAGGGCCCGGCGGCCCAGGTCGTAACCTTCGGCGAGACTGGCGTGCGTCGGCGAATCCAGGTGGCGCCGTAGCGCGTTCGCGTAGGCGTCCAGAAACGCCGCCAGCACATCACTCATTGCGATCCGTTCGAAGTCCCGCCGCGATGGCGGGCGGCCAAGACCAGGGCGTCGTCGGTGTCCTTGGAATGCCGGCTGAGAATCTCCGCGGTGATCTCGGCGGTGGACTTGGAAAGGTCGATACCGTCGACGGATTCGGCGACGATCCCGTCGGTCGACATGAGCAGCAGATCACCGGCCCGCACCGGCACGGTCTGCGCTTGCAGATTCGGCGGCAGCCGATAGCCGACGATGCCGCCGGTCATCAGCACCGTCGCGCGCACGGTGAGCCCGGCCGGGCCGACGGTGAGTACCCGCGACTCCACATTGCCGACACCCAGCCAGTCGATGCTCTCGGCACAGTCGAACAGCGCCAACGACACCGCGGCGCCACGGGTATCGGCCATCGCCCGGTGACACAGCAGCATCAGCACATCGAGCGGTTCGGCGCGGTTCTCCGACAGTACCTGTGCCGCACGGTCGGCCGCGTCGGCGGCCGGAGCGCCGTGACCCAGCCCATCGAGCACGCCGAAAAGCACGGAGCCGCCGCCGGTTTCGAGGACCACGCAGCGGTCACCGGATACCCGCTGCCCAGGCAGTGCGCGTCCGGCCACCGCCCATTCGATCCGACCGACGAAGCCGTCCTCATGCACCGGCGGGCACCCACTTCCACATTTCGATCAGGGTGCCCCGCCCGGGGGCGGAGTCGATGATGAGCCGGTCCATCAGCCGGCGCGCGCCCGGCAGGCCGAGGCCCAGACCACGTCCGGTGGAGTAGCCGTCGTCGAGCGCGCGGGCGATATCGCGGATGCCCGGGCCCTGGTCTTCGGCTTGCACCACCAAGGCCTGTCTGCCGTCGCGTTCGTCGACGAGCAGGCGGACTTCGCCGCTGCCCGCGTAACTGGTGATGTTGCGGGCGATTTCGGAGATGGCCGTGGAGATCATGGTGCGGTCGGTGAGGGAGAAACCGAGCCTTTCGGCGAGTTCCCGGCCGGCCTGACGCGCGATCACGATGTCACCGGACACCTTTACCGCGATCACCATGTTCTCAGCGGCCACTGTCACGACCGTCTCGCTGGTGCCGTTTCGAGGCCTTGCGGTCCAGCCACGCAAGCCCTTCTTCCAGGTCCAGGGCGGTGTGCATGTCCTCGAAGGTGAGGCCCAATTGCACCATGGCGAAGGCGACTTCCGGCTGCAGTCCGACAATCACCGTTTCGGCGCCGCGTAACTGCGTCATGTGCGCGATGGTACGCAGCGATCTGGCCGCGAACGAATCCATCACATCGATCGCGGTGACATCGACGATGATGCCGTGCGCGCGATATTTGGAGACCTGCTTCATCAGGTCGTCCTGCAGGCGCTCGGTGTCGGCGTCGGTCAAGGCTGATTGAACCGACGCGATCAGATACGTGCCCTGCTTGAGAATGGGTACCGGCATCAGCCCGCCCGACTACCGTCCGTCGCGTTCGGTCAGGAGTCGATCGGTCACGCGAGTGACTTCATAGCCCAGCAGGCGCTCGGCCTCTTCGATACCACCCTGGAGGTCGCCGACGGCGTTCATCTTCGACAGATCCAGGCCGATCGTCACCAGGGTGAGCGCGATCTCCGAGGACAGGCCCGTGATGATGACGTTCGCGCCCATCAGGCCGGAGGCGTCGACGGTCTGCACCAGGTGGTTGGCCACCGTGGAATCGATCTGCGGCACACCGGTGATGTCGATGACGACCACTTTGGCGCGGTTGGCGCGGATGGCGCGCAGCAGCTGCTCGGTGAGCTGGCGGGCGCGCTGGCTGTCCAGCACGCCGATGATCGGCAGGATCAGCAGCTGTTCGCGCACCTGGAGCACAGGCGTGGACAGCTCGCGAATCGCTTCCTGCTGCTGACGGATAACGCGCTCGCGCTCCTGCACGAACGAGATGGCCACCGTACTCGCGATGCGGTTGGCGGCCGGTTCGTAGGCGTCGAGCACCTGATTCAGCAGCTCGAAGTTGGTCTGGTACTTCTCGAACAGCGAGCGGGCGAGCACGTCGCGCAGCAGCAGCACGATGCCGATGACCTCATCGGTCTCGACGCCTCGGGGAATGATGCGCTCGGACAGATCGCGGGCGTAGGCCTGTAGCGCGTCGACGCTACCGGTGACCAGCACCTCGACATAGTTGTCGTACATCGAGGTCGCCTCGGAGAAGATCTCCTCGGGGGTCATCGCGGTCAGCAATTGCGTGTCGGTAATGCGCCTGGCCCATTCCTCCCGCAGTGCGGTGCGGTTCTGGCGCAGGTGCTCCACCAGCTCGGGCAACAGGTTGTCGTCGACCGGGCCGACGGGCAGCGAGTCCGCCGAAAGGCTCATGGACACCTCGGACATGGAAATTCCAGCCCCTTTCGACGGGTGAGTCAGTGCGTTCGTACGGTCGGCCTGCGAGCCGACACCGAGCCTAGTCATACCCCAGCCGCCCTGTCGCCGAAACCTGAGGGTAGCTCGGAGAAGCCCCGCTCCAGCGCCGAGAGGGCTTGCTCGAGGTAAACGGTCAGGTCGGCGTCGGCGCGCGGCCGGTGACCGCCCGCTTGCGGAGCGGGCGGGGTGGAGCGGTTCAACCAGGCGTCGAAGGCGGCGCGGGCCGCGGCCAGGGTGGTCCGGCCGACGGCCAGCGGGATCAAATCGTTCTCGGCGGCGCCGAGCCGGCGGGCGGCGAAGGAACTGACCGCGCGTTCCCAGGCGTCGTAGTGCGCGCCGGCGGTGGCGGCGAGCGCGGGCACGCTGGCGATCAGGTGCATGCGGGTGCGCAGCTCAGGGATGTCTTCGGCGCGATAGGTATTGACGTCCACCACGACTCGGCGCACCGCGGTCATCATCGGCACCGTGTCCGCGATGGTGGCGAAAGCGGCTTCCAGGGCGGCTATCTCGTCGTCGAACTGGGACCAGAGCACTTCGGCCTTGGTGGGGAAGTAGCGGAAGAAGGTGCGCCCGCTGATGCCCGCCGCCGCGGCGATCTGCTCGACCGTGGTGTTGTCGAAGCCGTGCGCGCTGAACAGTCGCATGGCGATCAGTTCGAGTTCCCGCTTGGTGGTGCCGCGGGGGCGGCCGCGGGTGGTGGTGCCCTGCCCTGTCACGAAAATCATTATGACAGTGCGGAACGTATTGATTATGTCAGCGAGTGACGTTAATCTCGCCTGGTGGTAGAACGCGTTTCAGATCTGGCCTGGCCCGAGGTGGGCGCACGGGCGGAGCGCGGCGTGATCCTGGCGGTCCCGGTGGGCTCGACCGAGCAGCACGGGCCGCATCTACCGCTGTCCACCGACACCGATATCGCTGTGGAACTGTGCCGCCGATTGGCCGAGCGCAGGCCGGATGTGCTTGTCGCCCCAGCGATTCCGTACGGCTCCAGCGGCGAGCACGCCGGATTTCCCGGCACGCTGTCGATCGGGCAGGCCGCGCTGGAACTGCTGATCGTGGAGCTGTGCCGTTCGGCCACCGCGACTTTCGACCGCATCGTGCTGGTCAACGGGCACGGCGGTAACGCCGCACCGCTGGAACGCGCGGTGCGCCTGCTGCGCGGCGAATCCCGCGACGTGCGCCTGTGGGGGCCGCGCTACCAGGGTGACCTGCACGCGGGCCACTGCGAAACCGGCATGCAACTCGCGCTGGACCCGGCTCGGGTACGCGTCGCGCGCGCGGAAGCCGGTGACCAGCGCCCGCTGACGGAGATCTTCCCGCTGCTGGCCGCCGGTGGCGTGCGCGCGGTGAGTCCGAACGGCGTGCTGGGTGACCCGACGCACGCCACCGCCGCGGACGGCAGCCGACTCCTCGACGAACTCGCCACGCAGGTGGAAAAGGACAGCCGGTCCTGGTGGCCGGTCGAGCAAATCAGACACAGATAGGGCCGGACAATGAATCCCTGGTTCGAAACCGTCGCCGAGGCGCAGCGCCGCGCGAAGAAACGGCTGCCGAAATCGGTGTACGGCGCGCTCATCGCCGGCTCCGAACGCGGCCAGACCATCGACGAAAACCAGCAGGCGTTCACCGAGTTGGGTTTCGCGCCGCACTGCGCGGGCCCGATCGGAGAGCGCGATCAGTCCACCACGGTGATGGGGCAACAACTGTCCATGCCGGTGCTGATCTCGCCGACCGGTGTGCAGGCGGTGCATCCCGAGGGTGAGGTGGCCGTCGCCCGGGCGGCCGCGGCGCGCGGAATCGCCATGGGGCTCAGCTCCTTCGCCTCGAAGCCGATCGAAGAGGTGATCGCCGCCAACCCGGCCACCTTCTTCCAGCTCTACTGGTGCGGCAGCAAAGAGGAGATGGCCGAGCGGATCGGGCGTGCCGCGGCGGCCGGTGCGGTCGGGCTGATCCTCACCCTGGACTGGTCCTTCTCGCATGGCCGGGACTGGGGCAGCCCGGTCATCCCCGAGACGCTGGACCTGCGCGCGATGATGCGATTCGCGCCGCAGACGCTGGCCAGGCCGCGCTGGCTGGCCACCTACCTGCGTGCCGGGCACATCCCCGATCTCACCGCCCCGAACATGGCCGTCGGCGGCAAGGCGGCGCCCGGCTTCTTCGGCGCCTACGGCGAATGGATGGGCACGCCCGCGCCGGACTGGGACGACGTGCGCTGGATCTGCGAACAGTGGGACGGCCCGGTCATGCTGAAGGGCATCATGCGGGTCGACGACGCGCACCGCGCCGTCGACGCGGGCGTGGCCGCCATCTCGGTGTCCAACCACGGCGGCAACAACCTCGACGGCACCCCCGCCGCGATCCGGGCGCTGCCGGTGATCGCCGAGGCGGTCGGCTCGCAGGTCGATGTGGTGATGGACGGCGGCATCCGCCGCGGCAGTGATGTGGTGAAG from Nocardia goodfellowii carries:
- the mftE gene encoding mycofactocin biosynthesis peptidyl-dipeptidase MftE — encoded protein: MVERVSDLAWPEVGARAERGVILAVPVGSTEQHGPHLPLSTDTDIAVELCRRLAERRPDVLVAPAIPYGSSGEHAGFPGTLSIGQAALELLIVELCRSATATFDRIVLVNGHGGNAAPLERAVRLLRGESRDVRLWGPRYQGDLHAGHCETGMQLALDPARVRVARAEAGDQRPLTEIFPLLAAGGVRAVSPNGVLGDPTHATAADGSRLLDELATQVEKDSRSWWPVEQIRHR
- the mftD gene encoding pre-mycofactocin synthase MftD (MftD, an enzyme found in the mycofactocin biosynthesis locus, performs an oxidative deamination of 3-amino-5-[(p-hydroxyphenyl)methyl]-4,4-dimethyl-2-pyrrolidinone (AHDP). The resulting compound, now called pre-mycofactocin (PMFT), is a biologically active redox cofactor that can oxidize the non-exchangeable NADH of TIGR03971 family SDR-type oxidoreductases.) gives rise to the protein MNPWFETVAEAQRRAKKRLPKSVYGALIAGSERGQTIDENQQAFTELGFAPHCAGPIGERDQSTTVMGQQLSMPVLISPTGVQAVHPEGEVAVARAAAARGIAMGLSSFASKPIEEVIAANPATFFQLYWCGSKEEMAERIGRAAAAGAVGLILTLDWSFSHGRDWGSPVIPETLDLRAMMRFAPQTLARPRWLATYLRAGHIPDLTAPNMAVGGKAAPGFFGAYGEWMGTPAPDWDDVRWICEQWDGPVMLKGIMRVDDAHRAVDAGVAAISVSNHGGNNLDGTPAAIRALPVIAEAVGSQVDVVMDGGIRRGSDVVKAVALGARAVMLGRAYLWGLAANGQAGVENVLDIMRGGIDSALLGLRKTSVAELDRSDLVVPDGFERALGVPVRPQAVPDQMVAG
- the mftR gene encoding mycofactocin system transcriptional regulator (MftR, the mycofactocin system transcriptional regulator, is an uncharacterized TetR family DNA-binding transcription factor. Its role is inferred by context. It occurs as part of the biosynthesis locus for mycofactocin, a partially characterized electron carrier derived from the terminal Val-Tyr dipeptide of the precursor peptide MftA, through a radical SAM enzyme-mediated process.), giving the protein MTGQGTTTRGRPRGTTKRELELIAMRLFSAHGFDNTTVEQIAAAAGISGRTFFRYFPTKAEVLWSQFDDEIAALEAAFATIADTVPMMTAVRRVVVDVNTYRAEDIPELRTRMHLIASVPALAATAGAHYDAWERAVSSFAARRLGAAENDLIPLAVGRTTLAAARAAFDAWLNRSTPPAPQAGGHRPRADADLTVYLEQALSALERGFSELPSGFGDRAAGV